The Streptomyces uncialis genomic interval GGTCCGTTAGGAACGCGGGTGCCGCCCCAGGGGTACGGCGATCCCCGCCCGCCACCGGCGGGCGGGGCGGGCCGCGCCGGGCCGCGCGCGGTGGCCGACGCCCGCCCCCCGGGGATGGCCGGTACGGCACCCGGCTCCGGTTTCCCGGCCGATGCCGCATCCTTGAGGTGTGGAGTTCCTCGGGGACGGACCGACCGAGCGGAAGGGGAGGGAGCGGGACATGAGCGCCGGCGCACCTGCTCATAACGCTTCGGTGCACAAGTACGGACGCGGTGCCACGGACGACGAGACGTCAAGGCACCATGGACCGATGCGCGAAGACGAGACCACGGTGATCGGTGCGCTCGTCCACCGTGCGGTCGACGGTGACGCACAGGCCACGCACGATCTGCTCGCACGGGTGCATCCGCTCGCGCTGCGGTACTGCCGTACGCGGCTGTCCCGGCTGCCCGGGGACGCGCGGCACTTCGTGGAGGACCTCGCGCAGGAGGTCTGTGTCGCGGTGCTGCTCGCGCTGCCGCGCTACAAGGACACCGGCCGGCCGTTCGAGGCGTTCGTCTTCGCGATCGCCGCGCACAAGGTCGCCGATCTCCAGCGGGCCGCGATGCGGCATCCCGGGTCGACGGCCGTGCCGTCCGACGAGATGCCCGAGCGGCCCGACGACTCGCTGGGGCCCGAGGAGCGGGCGCTGCTCAGCAGTGACGCCGAGTGGGCGAAGAAGCTGCTGGCGAATCTTCCCGAGAACCAGCGGGAGCTGCTGCTGCTGCGGATCGCCGTGGGGCTCACGGCGGAGGAGACCGGGCAGATGCTGGGGATGTCGCCGGGAGCGGTGCGGGTCGCGCAGCACCGTGCGCTGAGCCGGCTGCGGGCTCTCGCGGAACAGTAGCCCCGCCCCCGTCTTCCGGTTCCGCCCCGGGTTTCCCGCGCTGGGCGCCCTTCGCTTGCGCTTCCTGGGTCTGTCCGGTGGGTGTACTTCGTTGCTGTGCCGTCGCTCGTGGGGCGCGCAGTTCCCCGCCCCCCTTCGTGGCGCGTTCCGCTGCCTTTCGGGACGTTGCCCTGCCCTGCTGACGAGCGCACGAGCAGGGGTGGACGCGAACATGGAATGAGAGCGGCCCGCTTCCCGTTAGCATGGACATCCCGCACGGACAAGCCCATCTGGGAAGGTGTCATGACTGCCAACGTCGACGGAGTACCCGAGAAATTCGCGACGCTCGGGCTGACCTACGACGATGTGCTGCTTCTGCCGGGCGCCTCGGAGATGGCCCCGGACCAGATCGACACCTCCTCGTACATCTCCCGCAACGTCCGCGTGAACATCCCGCTGCTCTCCGCGGCGATGGACAAGGTCACCGAGTCCCGGATGGCCATCGCGATGGCCCGCCAGGGCGGCGTGGGCGTCCTGCACCGGAACCTGTCGATCGCCGACCAGGCGAACCAGGTCGACCTGGTCAAGCGCTCCGAGTCGGGCATGGTCACCGACCCGATCACCGTGCACCCGGACGCCACGCTCGGCGAGGCCGACGCGATCTGTGCCAAGTTCCGGATCAGCGGTGTCCCCGTCACCGACGGCAACGGCAAGCTGCTCGGCATCGTCACCAACCGTGACATGGCCTTCGAGACGGACCGCGCACGCCAGGTTCGCGAGGTCATGACGCCGATGCCGCTGGTCACCGGCAAGGTCGGCATCTCCGGCACCGACGCCATGGAGCTGCTGCGCCGCCACAAGATCGAGAAGCTGCCGCTCGTGGACGACAGCGGCATCCTCAAGGGCCTCATCACCGTCAAGGACTTCGTCAAGGCCGAGAAGTACCCGAACGCCGCCAAGGACGCCGAGGGCCGGCTGCTCGTCGGCGCGGCCGTCGGGGTCGCCGGGGACGCCTTCGAGCGGGCCCAGGCGCTGGTCGAGGCGGGCGTCGACTTCATCGTGGTGGACACCGCGCACGGCCACTCCAAGCTCGTCGGGGACATGGTCGCCAAGATCAAGTCGAACGGGGGCGGCGTCGATGTCATCGGCGGCAACATCGCCACCCGTGACGGCGCGCAGGCCCTCATCGACGCCGGTGTCGACGGGATCAAGGTCGGCGTCGGCCCCGGTTCCATCTGCACCACCCGGGTCGTCGCGGGTATCGGCGTACCGCAGGTCACCGCGATCTACGAGGCCTCGCTGGCCGCCAAGGCCGCGGGCATCCCCGTCATCGGGGACGGTGGCCTCCAGTACTCCGGCGACATCGCGAAGGCCCTGGTCGCCGGTGCCGACACCGTGATGCTGGGCTCCCTGCTCGCCGGGTGCGAGGAGTCCCCCGGTGAGCTGATGTTCATCAACGGCAAGCAGTTCAAGTCGTACCGGGGCATGGGCTCGCTCGGCGCGATGCAGTCCCGGGGCGACCGGCAGTCCTTCTCCAAGGACCGCTACTTCCAGGAGGGCGTGGCGTCCGACGAGAAGCTGGTGCCCGAGGGCATCGAGGGCCAGGTGCCCTACCGGGGTCCGCTCTCGGCGGTCGTCCACCAGCTCGTCGGCGGACTGCGCCAGTCGATGTTCTACGTCGGCGGCCGGACGGTGCCCCAGCTCCAGGACCGGGGCCGGTTCGTCCGGATCACCTCGGCGGGGCTCAAGGAGAGCCACCCGCACGACATCCAGATGACGGTCGAGGCACCGAACTACAGCCGTCACAAGTAGTTCACGCAGGGTTACCCGCGTTCCCAGGCGCGGCACCGCGCGGGCAGGGCGGCTCCGGAGGACTCCGGAGCCGCCCTTCGCATGCGGGTCGGGGATACTGGGAGGCGCTGAAACGCAGCAGAGGGAAAGGCCACACACGTGACTGAGATCGAGATCGGACGCGGCAAGCGCGGCCGCCGGGCGTACGCCTTCGACGACATCGCCGTCGTCCCGAGCCGTCGCACCCGCGACCCGAAGGAGGTCTCGATCGCCTGGCAGATCGACGCCTACCGCTTCGAGCTGCCGTTCCTGGCCGCCCCCATGGACTCGGTCGTCTCCCCGCAGACCGCCATCCGTATCGGGGAGCTGGGCGGCCTCGGCGTGCTCAACCTCGAAGGGCTCTGGACGCGGTACGAGGACCCGCAGCCGCTGCTCGACGAGATCGCGGAGCTGGAGACGGACACCGCGACGCGGCGCCTCCAGGAGATCTACGAGGAGCCGATCAAGGAAGAGCTGATCGGCCTCCGTATCAAGGAGGTGCGCGACGCCGGTGTGGTCACCGCCGCCGCCCTCTCGCCGCAGCGGACCGCCGAGTTCTCCAAGGCCGTGGTGGATGCCGGTGTCGACATCTTCGTCATCCGGGGCACGACGGTCTCCGCCGAGCATGTGTCGGGTGCCGCCGAACCGCTGAACCTGAAGCAGTTCATCTACGAGCTGGACGTGCCGGTGATCGTCGGCGGCTGCGCCACGTACACCGCCGCGCTGCATCTGATGCGGACCGGGGCGGCGGGTGTGCTCGTCGGCTTCGGCGGGGGCGCCGCGCACACCACGCGCAATGTGCTGGGCATCCAGGTGCCGATGGCGACCGCGGTCGCGGACGTGGCCGCGGCCCGCCGTGACTACATGGACGAGTCCGGCGGCCGGTACGCGCACGTCATCGCGGACGGCGGGGTGGGCTGGTCCGGTGACCTGCCGAAGGCCATCGCCTGCGGTGCGGACGCCGTGATGATGGGTTCGCCGCTGGCCCGTGCGACGGACGCGCCCGGCCGTGGCCTGCACTGGGGCATGGAGGCGGTCCACGAGGACGTGCCGCGCGGCAAGCGGGTCGACCTCGGGGTCGTCGGGACCACGGAGGAGATCCTCACCGGGCCCTCGCACATCCCCGACGGTTCGATGAACTTCTTCGGCGCGCTGCGGCGGGCCATGGCCACCACCGGGTACAGCGAGCTCAAGGAGTTCCAGCGGGTGGAGGTCACGGTGGCGGACGCCCAGCACAAGCGGTGACGGTGCCCTGGAGCTAGGGCGGTTCGGGGGTGCTTCGGTCGGGGTCGGCCGGGGCGCCCCCGTTTTTTGTGGTCCCGGACCCCGGGTTTCCTGTGCTGGGCGGTCTTGTCCCTGTGCGGGTCGTTCGTGGGTGCGCAGTTCCCCGCGCCCCTGGATGCTGCCCCGGTCGGTTGTTCTTCGGGTGCGGGGCCGTCCTCGTGTTTTGCGCAGTTCCCCGCGCCCCTTTGGGGCGCGTTCCTCGCGGTGCCTCTTCGGGTGCGGCCCCGCGCCCCTGGATGCTGCCTTGGTCGGTTGTTCTTCGGGTGCGGGTTCGCCCTCGTGTTTTGCGCAGTTCCCCGCGCCCCTCGGGCGCGCCTCTTGCTGTAGCTGCTCGACTGCGGGGTGTCCGTGGTTGCTCGCGCAGTTCCTCGCGCCCCTTTGGGGCGCCCACCTGGGGCTGTTCTTCGGGGGCGGGGGGTGTCAGAGGCGGTGGGCTGAGCCTGTGGGGGTGGTGCCTCTGGTGTCCAGGAGGAGTTGGGCCTTGACCGCGAGGCCCTGGAGGTCGTACGTGCGGTGGTGCTGGAGGAGCAGCGTCAGGTCGGCGTCGGCGGCGGAGTCGTAGAGGGAGTCGGCCCGGGGGACGGGGCGGTCCAGCACGCTCCACGCGGGGACGTACGGGTCGTGGTAGCTGACGGAGGCGCCGAGTTCCATGAGGCGGGTCGCGATCTCCTGCGCGGGGGAGCCCTGCTGGTCGGGCACGTCCGGCTTGTAGGTGACGCCGAGGAGCAGCACCCGGGCGCCCCGCGCGGACTTCCCGTGCTCGTTGAGCAGGGCGGCGGCGCGCTGGATGACGTAGCGGGGCATCTGGCTGTTGACCTGCTGGGCGAGTTCGACCATACGCAGCGGCCGGACCGCGTACTGGGGGCCCGCGAGGTCCTGGGGCACACCGTGGCCGCCGACGCCGGGTCCGGGGCGGAACGCCTGGAAGCCGAACGGTTTGGTCTCGGCGCAGCGGACGACGTCCCACAGGTCGACGCCGAGGTCATGGCACAGGACGGCCATCTCGTTGACGAGGGCGATGTTGACGTGCCGGAAGTTGGTCTCCAGGAGCTGGACCGTCTCGGCCTCCCGGGTGCCGCGCGCGCGGACGACCTTGTCGGTGAGGCGGCCGTAGAACGCGGCGGCGGACTCGGTGCAGGCGGGGGTGAGTCCGCCGATGACCTTGGGGGTGGCGGTGTAACGGTGGTCGCGGTTGCCGGGGTCGATCCGGCTGGGGGAGTACGCGAGGTGGAAGTCGCGGCCCGCGCGCAGTCCGGAGCCCTCCTCCAGGAGCGGCAGGAGGAAGTCCTCGGTGGTGCCCGGCGGGACGGGTGACTCCAGGATGACGGTGGTGTGCGGGCGCAGCCGGGCGGCGAGGACGCGGGCGGCGTCACCCACCTGGGCGAGATCGGGTGAACCGTCCGCGCCGCGTGGCGCGGGGACGCAGATGACCGCCGTGCGGACCCGGCCGAGGCCCTTGGGGTCGGCGGTGGGGGTGAAGCCGGTGGCGAGCATCCGGCGCAGTTCGGCGGTGGACAGGACGCCGGTGTCCAGGGGCGGGGCGGGGTCGCCCCAGGGGGCGGGGGAGCGGTCGGGGGCGGGCCCGGGGTCATGGCCGAGGGTGGCGATTCCGGCGGCCACCGCCGCCTGGGCGAGCGGCAGGCCGAGGTGGCCGAGGCCGATGACGGCGAGGTCTGCGGGCATGACGGCGAGGCGTCCTTCCCTCTAGCCGGAACGGGAGGGTCGCGCAAGCCCTGTGGACAGAATGGGCGAGCGCAATGTCAGACTAGGCGTAAATATGACCGTTATGCGGTATTGGGTGGCGGTGATTCACCGAGTGTTGTCCACAGGTGGACGAGGGGTGGTGGTGGATCTCGGGCCGCCCGGCGAGAATCGGAACGCGGGGGGAGGATGGGCGGGCGGACACGGGAGAGGTGCGAGCGCCGGGACGGGGCAGACGAGCAGGACAGACGCGGCACGACTGGCAGTACGCGACCGGGCGCGAGCGGCCCGGACAAGGACGGGAGGCAGCGGTGAGGACAGCGACACTGGGCCCGGCGGAGCGCGCCGAGGCACTCGCGGGGATGGCCGAGCGTGAGCTGGACATCCTCGTCGTGGGCGCCGGGGTGGTAGGCGCGGGCACCGCGCTGGACTCCGTCACGAGAGGGCTGTCCACCGGGCTGGTGGAGGCGCGTGACTGGGCGTCGGGCACATCGAGCCGTTCCAGCAAGCTGATCCACGGCGGGCTGCGCTATCTGGAGATGCTGGACTTCGCCCTCGTCCGCGAGGCCCTGAAGGAACGCGGGCTGCTCCTGGAGCGGCTGGCGCCCCATCTGGTGAAGCCGGTCCCGTTCCTCTACCCCTTGCAGCACAAGGGGTGGGAGCGGTGGTACGCGGGATCGGGCGTCGCCCTGTACGACGCCATGTCGATGGCCAGGGGTCATGGCCGGGGCCTGCCGACGCACCGCCATCTGTCCCGCGGCCACGCCCTGCGGGTCGCCCCCTGTCTGAAGAAGGACGCCCTGACCGGCGCCCTCCAGTACTACGACGCCCAGATGGACGACGCCCGCTATGTCGCCACCCTGGTCCGCACCGCGGCGGCGTACGGGGCGAAGGTCGCCAACCGCGCCCGGGTCACCGGCTTTCTGCGCGAGGGGGAGCGGGTCGTCGGCGCCCGGGTCCAGGACGTCGAGGGCGGCGGCGGTGAGTACGAGATCCGCGCCAAGCAGGTCGTCAACGCCACCGGTGTGTGGACCGACGACACCCAGGCGATGGTCGGTGAGCGCGGCCAGTTCCACGTCCGCGCCTCCAAGGGCATCCACCTCGTCGTCCCCAAGGACCGCATCAACTCCAGCACCGGACTGATCCTCCGTACGGAGAAGAGCGTCCTGTTCGTCATCCCCTGGGGCCGGCACTGGATCGTCGGCACCACCGACACCGACTGGGATCTCGACAAGGCCCACCCCGCCGCCTCCAGCGCCGACATCGACTATCTGCTGGAGCATGTGAACTCGGTCCTCGCGGTCCCCCTCACCCGTGATGACGTCCAGGGCGTCTACGCGGGGCTGCGCCCCCTGCTCGCCGGGGAGTCCGACGCCACCAGCAAGCTGTCCCGTGAACACACGGTCGCCCACCCCGTACCCGGCCTCGTCGTCGTCGCGGGCGGCAAGTACACGACGTACCGGGTGATGGCCAAGGACGCGGTGGACGAGGCGGTCCACGCGCTCGACCAGCGGGTCGCCGAATGCGTCACCGAGGACGTGCCGCTGGTCGGGGCCGAGGGCTACCGCGCCCTGTGGAACGCCCGTGCGCGGACCGCCGCGCGGACGGGTCTCCATGTGGTCCGGGTCGAGCATCTGCTCAACCGCTACGGCTCGCTGAGCGAAGAGGTGCTCGCCCTGATCGCCGACGATCCGGGTCTCGCGGCCCCGCTCCAGGGCGCGGACGACTATCTGCGCGCCGAGGTCGTCTACGCGGCCTCCCACGAGGGCGCCCGCCATCTGGACGACGTCCTCACCCGGCGGACCCGGATCTCCATCGAGACCTTCGACCGGGGCACCCGCTGCGCACGGGAGGCCGCCGAGCTGATGGCACCGGTGCTCGGCTGGGACAAGGAGCGGACCGACCGGGAGGTCCAGCACTACGAGAAGCGGGTGGAGGCGGAGCGCGAGTCCCAGCGGCAGCCCGACGACCTCACGGCCGACGCGGCACGCCTCGGCGCGCCCGACATCGTCCCGCTGGGGTAGTCCGGGGCGGGGCCGCCGGTCGGCGGGGCGGGTTCAGGAGGGGCCGGGCGGTTCTGCGGCCGGGGTGGGGCGGGTGCCGGGCGGGCAGAACACGGCCGTCAGCAGTGGCAGCTCCCCGCCCGGCCGGGGCGGTGTGTCGGTGTCCGCGCGGTAGGTGACGGCCCGGGTGCCGTCGGCGGCGACCGCGCTGCGGGCCCAGGTGCCGGGAATCCGGCCGGCGTGGCCCCAGACGGTGACCCCGCACGGCAGTTCCGTGGGAAGGACACCCATGCCGTACACACCTCCGGTGGCCCGGGTGTCCAGCATCGTCCGCAGCTGCGGCGGCGCCAGCAGCGCGCCGCTCAGCAACGCCGTGTGGAAGGCGTTGAGGTCGTCCAGTGTCGACACCAGGTCACCGGACGCGCCCGCCGCCCGGGGGGTGGCCGGGAAGCGGGTGCCCGTCAGCCCCAGCGGGAGGATCAACCGGCGGCGGACCTCCCGCGCGTAGGAGCGGCCGGTCACCCGCTCGACCACCTCGCCGAGGACGACGTAGTTGGTGTTGGAGTAGTGGAACCCGCCTCTCGGGGCGGGCCGCTGTGCCAGCGCGATCGAGAGCGCCCGGGCCACGGACACCCGGCCCGTCCCCCGGGTCCGGGCCGCGAAGTCCCGCAGCCCGGAGGTATGGGTGAGCAGCTGACGGAGGGTGACGGCCCGTCCGTCGTTGCCGTTGCCCCGGATCAGCCCGGGGAGATAGGTGTCCACCGGGGCGTCCAGCGACAGTTCGCGTTCGGCGGCGAGCTGGAGGACGACCGTCGCGACGAAGGTCTTGGTGAGGCTGCCCGCGGGGAAGGGCGCGGCCCGGGTGAGGGCGGGTCCGGTGCGGACGAAGTGGCCGGAGTCACCGGCCGTGGCGAGGGCCGCGACGGTCCGGGCCTTGCCCTCACGGGTCAGGGAGGGGAGGGTGGCTGACAGTGCCGTGACGGTCGGCGCGGTCCACGCCGGAGGCGTGTGCGGCGCGGAACCGGCCGGCACGGGAAACAGCAGGGTCAAGGCCAGCAACAGGGCGAACGGAGCCCGGTACCGTACGGTTGCCGCGCTGAGCCGCCGGAGCGGGGGACGCCGCGACAACGCGGTGCCGGATACGGGCACGACCGTTCCTCCCTTGACCCGGCCATCATCGACGACGGCCGACCCGGGGCGTCGGGCGGTCCCCCGGTGGGGGACAATGAAGGCTCTGTCAGGGCGGGTTGCACGAGGGGACGCATGTCGGACGCGGAGCAGAAGGGCGAGGCCCGGCAGGACCAGAGGGACGCCCGGACCGGGGAGCGGGACGACGAGGAGTCCGGTACGAGGTCGGGCGCCGGTTCCACGGGCGGGGCCGCCCCGGCGGCCCCCCGCAGGCCGGGCGGAGTGATCCTCGGCAAGTCCGGTGCGCGCGGCGGCGATCGGGCCGCCGGGTCCGGAGCGGGGACCGGCGTGCGGGCCGGTCGCTCCGGCGCGGACCAGGACGGTGACGCCGGACGGGACGCCGTGTCGAGCACGAGTGGCGCACCGGGCACGGGCGGTGGACCGGGCACGAGTGGTGGGCCGGGCCAGGCGCCCGATCCCCGTGCCCTGCCCCCGGCCGGCCGGGCCGGGAAGTCCGACCGGGGCGGTGCGGCCTCCGGTCTGTCGGGAAGTCAGTCCGACGGGGGATCAGCGGAACCGCCCGCCGCCGCTCCCTCGCCGTCGGCCCCCGTCGCCCCGGCGACGGCGTCACCCTCCGCGGCGGAGCCGTCCGGCCGTCCCACGGACCGTAAGCCCGCCGTGCCCGCGGACCGTAAGCCCACCGAGCCTGTGGGACGTAGGTCTGCCGAGCCCGCGGACCGGGAACCCGTGGGGCCCGCGGCCCGGAAGTCTGCGGACCGCGAAGCCGCCGGGTCTGCCGACCGCGAGCCCACCGACCGGGAACCCGCGGACCGCAAGCCCGCCGAGCCCGCCGACCGCAAGCCCACTGACCGGGAATCCGCCGACCGTAAGCCCGCCGAACCCGTCGACCGCGAAGCCCCGGACCGGGAACCCGCCGACCGCGGGCCCGCCGGTGTCCCCGCGCCCCGCGGCACGGAGAAGAACCC includes:
- a CDS encoding sigma-70 family RNA polymerase sigma factor; the protein is MREDETTVIGALVHRAVDGDAQATHDLLARVHPLALRYCRTRLSRLPGDARHFVEDLAQEVCVAVLLALPRYKDTGRPFEAFVFAIAAHKVADLQRAAMRHPGSTAVPSDEMPERPDDSLGPEERALLSSDAEWAKKLLANLPENQRELLLLRIAVGLTAEETGQMLGMSPGAVRVAQHRALSRLRALAEQ
- the guaB gene encoding IMP dehydrogenase, with protein sequence MTANVDGVPEKFATLGLTYDDVLLLPGASEMAPDQIDTSSYISRNVRVNIPLLSAAMDKVTESRMAIAMARQGGVGVLHRNLSIADQANQVDLVKRSESGMVTDPITVHPDATLGEADAICAKFRISGVPVTDGNGKLLGIVTNRDMAFETDRARQVREVMTPMPLVTGKVGISGTDAMELLRRHKIEKLPLVDDSGILKGLITVKDFVKAEKYPNAAKDAEGRLLVGAAVGVAGDAFERAQALVEAGVDFIVVDTAHGHSKLVGDMVAKIKSNGGGVDVIGGNIATRDGAQALIDAGVDGIKVGVGPGSICTTRVVAGIGVPQVTAIYEASLAAKAAGIPVIGDGGLQYSGDIAKALVAGADTVMLGSLLAGCEESPGELMFINGKQFKSYRGMGSLGAMQSRGDRQSFSKDRYFQEGVASDEKLVPEGIEGQVPYRGPLSAVVHQLVGGLRQSMFYVGGRTVPQLQDRGRFVRITSAGLKESHPHDIQMTVEAPNYSRHK
- a CDS encoding GuaB3 family IMP dehydrogenase-related protein, yielding MTEIEIGRGKRGRRAYAFDDIAVVPSRRTRDPKEVSIAWQIDAYRFELPFLAAPMDSVVSPQTAIRIGELGGLGVLNLEGLWTRYEDPQPLLDEIAELETDTATRRLQEIYEEPIKEELIGLRIKEVRDAGVVTAAALSPQRTAEFSKAVVDAGVDIFVIRGTTVSAEHVSGAAEPLNLKQFIYELDVPVIVGGCATYTAALHLMRTGAAGVLVGFGGGAAHTTRNVLGIQVPMATAVADVAAARRDYMDESGGRYAHVIADGGVGWSGDLPKAIACGADAVMMGSPLARATDAPGRGLHWGMEAVHEDVPRGKRVDLGVVGTTEEILTGPSHIPDGSMNFFGALRRAMATTGYSELKEFQRVEVTVADAQHKR
- a CDS encoding nucleotide sugar dehydrogenase, whose protein sequence is MPADLAVIGLGHLGLPLAQAAVAAGIATLGHDPGPAPDRSPAPWGDPAPPLDTGVLSTAELRRMLATGFTPTADPKGLGRVRTAVICVPAPRGADGSPDLAQVGDAARVLAARLRPHTTVILESPVPPGTTEDFLLPLLEEGSGLRAGRDFHLAYSPSRIDPGNRDHRYTATPKVIGGLTPACTESAAAFYGRLTDKVVRARGTREAETVQLLETNFRHVNIALVNEMAVLCHDLGVDLWDVVRCAETKPFGFQAFRPGPGVGGHGVPQDLAGPQYAVRPLRMVELAQQVNSQMPRYVIQRAAALLNEHGKSARGARVLLLGVTYKPDVPDQQGSPAQEIATRLMELGASVSYHDPYVPAWSVLDRPVPRADSLYDSAADADLTLLLQHHRTYDLQGLAVKAQLLLDTRGTTPTGSAHRL
- a CDS encoding glycerol-3-phosphate dehydrogenase/oxidase, which gives rise to MRTATLGPAERAEALAGMAERELDILVVGAGVVGAGTALDSVTRGLSTGLVEARDWASGTSSRSSKLIHGGLRYLEMLDFALVREALKERGLLLERLAPHLVKPVPFLYPLQHKGWERWYAGSGVALYDAMSMARGHGRGLPTHRHLSRGHALRVAPCLKKDALTGALQYYDAQMDDARYVATLVRTAAAYGAKVANRARVTGFLREGERVVGARVQDVEGGGGEYEIRAKQVVNATGVWTDDTQAMVGERGQFHVRASKGIHLVVPKDRINSSTGLILRTEKSVLFVIPWGRHWIVGTTDTDWDLDKAHPAASSADIDYLLEHVNSVLAVPLTRDDVQGVYAGLRPLLAGESDATSKLSREHTVAHPVPGLVVVAGGKYTTYRVMAKDAVDEAVHALDQRVAECVTEDVPLVGAEGYRALWNARARTAARTGLHVVRVEHLLNRYGSLSEEVLALIADDPGLAAPLQGADDYLRAEVVYAASHEGARHLDDVLTRRTRISIETFDRGTRCAREAAELMAPVLGWDKERTDREVQHYEKRVEAERESQRQPDDLTADAARLGAPDIVPLG
- a CDS encoding serine hydrolase domain-containing protein encodes the protein MPVSGTALSRRPPLRRLSAATVRYRAPFALLLALTLLFPVPAGSAPHTPPAWTAPTVTALSATLPSLTREGKARTVAALATAGDSGHFVRTGPALTRAAPFPAGSLTKTFVATVVLQLAAERELSLDAPVDTYLPGLIRGNGNDGRAVTLRQLLTHTSGLRDFAARTRGTGRVSVARALSIALAQRPAPRGGFHYSNTNYVVLGEVVERVTGRSYAREVRRRLILPLGLTGTRFPATPRAAGASGDLVSTLDDLNAFHTALLSGALLAPPQLRTMLDTRATGGVYGMGVLPTELPCGVTVWGHAGRIPGTWARSAVAADGTRAVTYRADTDTPPRPGGELPLLTAVFCPPGTRPTPAAEPPGPS